The following proteins are encoded in a genomic region of Diadema setosum chromosome 10, eeDiaSeto1, whole genome shotgun sequence:
- the LOC140233732 gene encoding prostaglandin E2 receptor EP3 subtype-like: MSTQSPLSITSTLIILVVMVIAAITNILALIVISRARLEKKNRSKENVPAFLVKSMVIVDLLSALGTIVEKLLAFMFGVTAIMCNLLFASMLTMSFSSGFINILMSLERSIAFCAPFFYLKSVTMRRAKIATFSLITVATVIGILPVLGVGSYVRLNVEVDASRGNVSRPECGMPTGPTSEPREIPFIVIFFSTGAAMFLILHVCNGVVLWQLVKLTRAKPVMASTSYGDKGQRASAKLTRNPEIRLAQMVSVVSVIYTISSLPFFVMSHSSFLTYIINSI, from the coding sequence ATGTCGACTCAGTCACCACTTTCCATTACGAGCACGCTTATCATACTCGTTGTGATGGTCATTGCTGCTATTACCAACATTTTAGCTTTGATCGTGATCTCTAGAGCGCGTCTTGAGAAAAAGAATCGTTCCAAGGAAAATGTACCGGCGTTCCTCGTGAAATCTATGGTTATCGTTGATCTTCTGAGCGCTCTGGGGACAATAGTTGAGAAGCTACTCGCATTCATGTTTGGAGTAACTGCCATCATGTGCAACTTGTTATTTGCTTCGATGTTGACGATGTCGTTTTCATCTGGattcatcaatattctgatGTCGCTGGAAAGGAGTATCGCCTTTTGCGCGCCATTCTTCTACTTGAAGAGCGTGACGATGCGCAGGGCGAAAATAGCAACATTCTCATTAATCACTGTTGCGACGGTCATCGGAATACTGCCCGTATTGGGCGTTGGTAGCTACGTTCGCCTCAATGTGGAGGTCGACGCCTCTCGTGGAAATGTTAGCCGACCTGAATGCGGCATGCCAACCGGGCCTACATCAGAGCCCCGGGAAATACCATTCATCGTGATATTTTTCTCCACAGGCGCAGCCATGTTTCTGATTTTGCATGTTTGCAACGGAGTCGTGCTGTGGCAGCTGGTAAAACTGACTCGAGCTAAACCCGTCATGGCGTCGACGAGTTACGGAGACAAAGGACAGCGCGCATCGGCCAAATTGACGCGAAACCCAGAAATTCGACTTGCGCAGATGGTTTCCGTTGTGTCTGTGATCTACACCATTTCTTCACTTCCATTTTTCGTAATGTCACATTCTTCTTTCCTCACATATATTATCAATAGCATTTAA